In Citrus sinensis cultivar Valencia sweet orange chromosome 2, DVS_A1.0, whole genome shotgun sequence, a single genomic region encodes these proteins:
- the LOC107175764 gene encoding U4/U6 small nuclear ribonucleoprotein Prp31 homolog, which yields MKSFEPTFEPRVEKADDDVNEEKYIDLDTEEDLAKYIDALKNEEDIARCIDTDRLIDQLESIENEIVSNHNFIRDSYRSKFGDLECLLPRPLHYALLAKAISTAGPRLEEVVDITSAEYFSLPCRLKEDLSDETQDRLVKVFKESPISRSWEPLPEDVLQMTMDACDRVIALDSEKKMLFDVLTSKVVHVAPNLCEVVGSGIIAAKLMAAAGALTNLANMPASEIEVLGRQKSDNISFYEGYLESTEMFQATTLCMRERARQLLAEKLKEAASVDLKRGDVSGSAGRALRDEILGTIEYEIRPPKTKFQLRSSIPEGRLPGPRMRRTIDDEMEESYALYRNRKRRRG from the coding sequence ATGAAGAGCTTCGAGCCTACTTTCGAACCTAGGGTGGAGAAAGCAGACGACGACgtgaatgaagaaaaatatattgatcTGGACACGGAGGAAGACTTGGCTAAATACATTGATGCactgaaaaatgaagaagatatAGCCAGATGCATTGACACTGATAGACTTATTGATCAACTTGAGAGCATCGAGAATGAAATTGTTAGTAATCACAATTTCATTCGCGACAGCTATCGCTCCAAGTTTGGCGATCTCGAATGCCTTCTCCCTCGTCCGCTCCACTATGCTTTACTTGCAAAAGCTATCAGCACTGCGGGACCTAGACTTGAAGAAGTAGTAGATATAACTAGCGctgaatatttttctcttccaTGTCGACTAAAAGAAGACCTTTCGGATGAGACCCAGGATCGGTTAGTTAAAGTATTTAAGGAATCACCAATAAGCAGGAGCTGGGAGCCACTTCCTGAGGATGTACTTCAAATGACAATGGATGCATGTGATCGAGTGATTGCTCTTGATTCTGAAAAGAAGATGCTATTTGATGTTTTAACAAGCAAAGTGGTACACGTGGCACCAAATTTATGCGAAGTCGTTGGAAGTGGAATTATTGCAGCGAAGCTAATGGCAGCTGCTGGTGCTCTCACAAACTTAGCCAACATGCCTGCCTCTGAGATAGAGGTTCTTGGCCGGCAAAAGAGtgataatatttcattttacgAGGGTTATCTGGAATCGACAGAGATGTTTCAAGCAACAACCCTGTGTATGAGGGAGCGTGCTCGCCAACTGCTGGCTGAGAAATTGAAGGAAGCGGCAAGTGTAGATTTGAAGAGAGGAGATGTTTCGGGGAGTGCTGGAAGAGCTTTGAGAGATGAAATTCTTGGCACAATCGAGTATGAAATCAGACCTCCGAAAACCAAGTTCCAGCTGCGGAGCTCGATTCCTGAAGGAAGACTACCGGGACCTAGAATGAGGAGAACgattgatgatgaaatggaaGAATCATATGCTCTTTACCGAAACCGAAAGAGGAGAAGGGGTTAG
- the LOC102614405 gene encoding vascular-related unknown protein 1 isoform X2 has protein sequence MEDSMSMNSYMQQQKTVATKATTIGSGSGSPHDEPEEESGWTAYFEDFSNDNINREEYSYCSSFGSPSLVSDAASCAAWKLSNKHRVDVATSKMPKKLNFKKPRARQICDDDSLEDTASSPVNSPKVSDFEPVDHVNPRKPDDHMGKEPPQNITQRCSRNKEV, from the exons ATGGAGGACTCTATGTCTATGAATTCATATATGCAGCAGCAAAAAACTGTTGCTACAAAAGCAACAACAATAGGCTCAGGCTCAGGCTCTCCTCATGATGAGCCTGAAGAGGAGAGTGGCTGGACTGCTTACtttgaagatttttcaaacgataatattaatagagaaGAATATAGTTATTGCTCTAGCTTTGGTAGCCCTTCTTTGGTTTCCGACGCTGCTTCTTGTGCTGCATGGAAATTATCAAACAAACATCGTGTTGATGTTGCCACCAGCAAGATGCCAAAGAAGTTAAATTTCAAGAAACCAAGAGCCAGACAAATTTGTGATGATGATTCTTTAGAAGATACTGCTAGCTCACCTGTAAATAGCCCCAAGGTCAG TGATTTTGAACCGGTTGATCATGTAAATCCCAGGAAGCCTGATGATCATAT GGGAAAGGAACCGCCTCAGAACATTACTCAGAGATGCAGCAGGAACAAAGAAGTATGA
- the LOC102614405 gene encoding vascular-related unknown protein 1 isoform X1: MEDSMSMNSYMQQQKTVATKATTIGSGSGSPHDEPEEESGWTAYFEDFSNDNINREEYSYCSSFGSPSLVSDAASCAAWKLSNKHRVDVATSKMPKKLNFKKPRARQICDDDSLEDTASSPVNSPKVSDFEPVDHVNPRKPDDHMYSSLGKGTASEHYSEMQQEQRSMNFNVGNNDCTDLKGRGLCLVPLSMLVNYLG; encoded by the exons ATGGAGGACTCTATGTCTATGAATTCATATATGCAGCAGCAAAAAACTGTTGCTACAAAAGCAACAACAATAGGCTCAGGCTCAGGCTCTCCTCATGATGAGCCTGAAGAGGAGAGTGGCTGGACTGCTTACtttgaagatttttcaaacgataatattaatagagaaGAATATAGTTATTGCTCTAGCTTTGGTAGCCCTTCTTTGGTTTCCGACGCTGCTTCTTGTGCTGCATGGAAATTATCAAACAAACATCGTGTTGATGTTGCCACCAGCAAGATGCCAAAGAAGTTAAATTTCAAGAAACCAAGAGCCAGACAAATTTGTGATGATGATTCTTTAGAAGATACTGCTAGCTCACCTGTAAATAGCCCCAAGGTCAG TGATTTTGAACCGGTTGATCATGTAAATCCCAGGAAGCCTGATGATCATATGTATAGTTCTCTG GGGAAAGGAACCGCCTCAGAACATTACTCAGAGATGCAGCAGGAACAAAGAAGTATGAATTTCAATGTTGGGAACAATGATTGTACAGATTTGAAGGGAAGAGGGCTATGCTTGGTTCCTTTGTCCATGTTAGTTAATTACCTTGGTTAA
- the LOC112497217 gene encoding uncharacterized protein LOC112497217, whose amino-acid sequence MELDSYAFNGVIIHNILLRQVAHEETDENKLWSQIRGHSIRLSIREWCLVIGLSNGLDVLLQNLKTQHRVLNKYFDGRFKDLNLKQLDAKFVALNFRVMDDALKITLYYFADRVLNKRKDYSQDDFQLMNYVDDIDRFRSHPWGRLSWQTIVTVDLLNKLLFFAAKRPSFAFSWVQKNVKYNLHSSIKISSPIALSALQNSYPSSAGSFRPELIEPVFKPMLDFLYKIGSFLMVNAYPFFAYESNTDVISLDYALFRENPGVVVVGNGFRYFSLFDAQINVVFAPLSALKYDDIRMVVTETGWSSKGDENEIGASIQNAVAYNGNLVRRNRRATGEWRQQLNK is encoded by the exons ATGGAATTGGATAGTTATGCATTCAATGGTGTTATAATCCACAACATATTGCTTAGGCAAGTGGCACATGAAGAAACTGATGAAAATAAGTTATGGTCTCAAATTAGAGGGCACTCGATACGTTTATCGATTAGAGAGTGGTGTCTCGTTATAGGGCTGTCCAATGGTCTGGATGTCCTGCTACAAAATTTGAAGACGCAACATAGGGTGCTTAATAAGTACTTCGATGGTAGGTTTAAAGACTTAAATCTTAAACAATTGGACGCTAAATTTGTCGCTTTGAATTTTCGTGTTATGGATGATGCCCTGAAAATCACGTTGTATTACTTTGCAGATAGGGTACTGAATAAGAGAAAGGATTATAGTCAAGATGACTTCCAGCTAATGAATTATGTTGACGATATAGACCGCTTTCGAAGTCATCCATGGGGTCGTTTATCATGGCAAACG ATAGTCACTGTTGACTTACTCAACAAGCTTCTATTCTTCGCAGCCAAACGCCCCTCCTTTGCCTTCTCATGGGTCCAAAAAAACGTCAAGTACAATCTCCACTCTTCCATTAAAATCTCATCACCCATTGCCTTGAGCGCTTTGCAAAATTCTTACCCGTCATCAGCCGGATCTTTCCGACCCGAATTGATCGAACCCGTTTTCAAGCCCATGTTGGATTTCCTCTACAAAATTGGTTCTTTCCTAATGGTCAATGCATACCCATTTTTTGCCTACGAGTCAAACACTGATGTCATCTCTTTAGACTATGCTTTGTTTAGGGAGAACCCCGGCGTTGTGGTTGTGGGTAACGGGTTTCGTTATTTCAGCCTCTTCGATGCCCAAATTAATGTCGTTTTCGCTCCCTTGTCTGCCTTGAAGTATGACGACATCAGAATGGTTGTAACAGAGACGGGATGGTCATCTAAGGGGGACGAGAATGAGATTGGTGCAAGCATCCAAAATGCTGTTGCGTACAATGGAAATCTAGTCCGCAGAAATCGGAGAGCAACAGGGGAGTGGCGACAACAACTTAACAAGTAG
- the LOC107175763 gene encoding uncharacterized protein LOC107175763 has protein sequence MDTRKLKICCGVTAIFLFIFVILITTLSLTIFKPKQPEITAHPVALENITTGGGYPNVTLNATLRMIVTIDNRNYGSFKYRNTTAHVNYRGGIVADVPIEAALVPARGKINISTSADLMADKLLSSPYFLGDIESGSLNLTSVANLHGEVTMLKFLSLHARAMSTCDFTLWTKTQKVDSNCKSKIKL, from the coding sequence ATGGACACtagaaaactaaaaatatgttGTGGAGTGACggcaatttttttattcatatttgtcATTCTCATCACAACATTATCGCTCACCATCTTCAAGCCTAAGCAACCTGAGATTACCGCCCATCCTGTGGCGCTTGAAAACATCACAACCGGCGGCGGCTATCCGAACGTAACATTGAATGCTACACTGCGCATGATTGTCACCATTGACAATAGAAACTATGGCAGCTTCAAGTACAGGAACACAACAGCTCATGTGAATTATCGCGGAGGCATTGTTGCTGATGTTCCGATTGAGGCAGCCCTGGTGCCTGCTCGCGGCAAGATCAACATTTCAACTTCTGCAGATCTTATGGCTGATAAATTGTTATCGAGTCCTTATTTTTTGGGTGATATTGAATCTGGTAGCTTGAATTTGACCTCCGTAGCCAACTTGCATGGGGAAGTGACTATGCTTAAGTTTCTCAGTTTACATGCAAGGGCAATGAGCACTTGTGATTTCACACTTTGGACCAAAACCCAAAAGGTGGATTCCAACTGTAAGTCCAAAATCAAGTTATAA